Proteins found in one Zea mays cultivar B73 chromosome 1, Zm-B73-REFERENCE-NAM-5.0, whole genome shotgun sequence genomic segment:
- the LOC109941381 gene encoding nuclear pore complex protein NUP205-like, producing the protein MWNRLKEVEKHFEYQYPSQTDDVVQMIWKAIARKVLDLLEVLQFRCFDTSTKYPQLLSSLGIESKIEEILRNSANFENGGVYYYSERGDRLIDLDAFHEKLLQISQELNSQLTEPEKAGLKESVHCFLKWAWRYNKNLEEQAAQLHMLTGWSQIVEVAVSRRMSLFEDCYQLLFELLDASLNACFVHSRRSIPSSQ; encoded by the exons ATGTGGAACAGGCTAAAGGAAGTGGAAAAGCACTTTGAGTACCAATACCCATCTCAGACCGATGATGTCGTGCAGATGATATGGAAGGCCATTGCTCGGAAG GTTTTGGACTTGCTTGAGGTTCTACAGTTTAGATGTTTTGATACTTCAACGAAGTATCCACAGCTGCTTTCCAGCTTGGGAATCGAATCGAAG ATTGAAGAGATCCTAAGGAACTCTGCCAATTTTGAAAATGGTGGTGTATATTATTATTCAGAGAGAGGTGACCGACTGATTGATCTTGATGCTTTCCATGAAAAACTTCTCCAG ATTTCACAAGAATTGAACTCACAATTAACCGAGCCTGAGAAAGCTGGACTAAAAGAATCAGTTCATTGTTTCCTCAAATGGGCGTGGCGATATAACAAAAATCTTGAAGAGCAGGCTGCCCAACTTCACATGTTGActg gcTGGTCACAGATTGTTGAA GTTGCTGTATCAAGAAGGATGTCATTATTCGAGGACTGTTATCAGCTATTGTTTGA ACTGCTTGATGCTTCGTTGAATGCCTGTTTTGTCCATTCTAGGAGAAGCATACCAAGTTCTCAGTGA